Proteins from one Sphingomonas sp. HF-S4 genomic window:
- a CDS encoding class I SAM-dependent methyltransferase → MRPITLDGFEAKFAADPDPWFTFSDRDEAHKRQAILHALGSGKRGRILELAAGNGSNSATLARRTLRLDATEGTAEGTALVAKAIADCPGARALRLALPDPFPSPRYDAIIVAEVLYYLTARVMAETARRVSRALPVGGRLVLAHHRIDFHDFVQHAAGIHADFLRDTGARWHVLSEVRTGRWIVQGLAKAPAGP, encoded by the coding sequence ATGCGGCCGATCACGCTAGACGGGTTCGAGGCGAAGTTCGCCGCCGATCCCGATCCCTGGTTCACATTCTCCGACCGAGACGAGGCGCACAAGCGGCAAGCGATCCTGCACGCGCTCGGTTCCGGCAAGCGAGGCCGCATCCTCGAGCTTGCGGCCGGCAACGGCTCGAACAGCGCCACGCTCGCGCGCCGCACGTTGCGCCTCGATGCCACGGAAGGGACGGCGGAGGGGACGGCGCTGGTTGCCAAGGCGATCGCAGATTGTCCCGGCGCGCGCGCGTTGCGCCTTGCGCTTCCGGATCCCTTCCCGAGCCCGCGCTACGATGCGATCATCGTGGCCGAAGTACTCTATTACCTGACCGCGCGGGTCATGGCAGAGACCGCCAGGCGCGTGTCCCGCGCCTTGCCTGTCGGCGGGCGGCTGGTGCTGGCCCACCACCGCATCGATTTTCATGATTTCGTGCAGCATGCTGCCGGCATCCATGCCGACTTCCTGCGCGATACCGGCGCGCGCTGGCATGTTCTGTCCGAAGTCAGGACCGGCCGATGGATCGTCCAGGGCTTGGCGAAGGCGCCTGCGGGCCCATAG
- a CDS encoding PIG-L deacetylase family protein → MSPLRIGNPAVTLVVAPHADDETIGAYGLIRLLRQRGREVRVVVVTDGAVSHPSSPGWPRARLVAERRRETRRAMRGLGVPAGKIRFLGLPDGGLGEVSAHFRAIARAARRIAGLQLVIAPTRADAHPDHRATADGLAHALLPGVRRLSYLVWGDKMQGHSLFLREGRAMKRAAIRRYRTQMGWIADDPSGFQIAPQELRAFSRPAELFREERPCGRSR, encoded by the coding sequence TTGAGCCCGCTACGGATCGGCAATCCGGCGGTCACGCTGGTCGTCGCGCCGCACGCCGATGACGAGACCATCGGCGCCTATGGCCTGATCCGTCTGCTACGGCAGCGCGGACGCGAAGTACGGGTCGTGGTGGTGACCGACGGTGCGGTCTCTCACCCGTCGAGCCCCGGCTGGCCCCGTGCCCGGCTGGTTGCCGAGCGGCGGCGCGAGACCCGGCGTGCGATGCGCGGATTGGGAGTGCCGGCGGGGAAGATCCGCTTCCTCGGCCTGCCCGATGGTGGGCTAGGCGAAGTATCCGCTCATTTTCGCGCGATCGCGCGCGCCGCGCGCCGCATAGCCGGCCTGCAGTTGGTGATCGCCCCGACGCGGGCCGACGCGCACCCCGATCATCGGGCAACAGCAGACGGGCTGGCGCATGCCTTGCTGCCCGGCGTGCGCCGCCTTTCCTATCTCGTCTGGGGCGACAAGATGCAGGGCCATTCGCTGTTTCTGCGCGAGGGCCGGGCGATGAAGCGTGCCGCGATCCGGCGATATCGCACCCAGATGGGCTGGATCGCGGACGATCCGAGTGGTTTTCAGATCGCGCCACAGGAATTGCGCGCCTTCTCGCGCCCGGCCGAGCTTTTCAGGGAGGAGCGGCCATGCGGCCGATCACGCTAG